A stretch of Nitrospira sp. DNA encodes these proteins:
- a CDS encoding TolC family protein, translated as MTLSSAAEPAASAYSLEEILAVAAEHSPALAGAEGLVKQSHGQQIAAGAYPNPSLSGTTGRGAIRDPSNGVRITERTVTVEQPLEWTGKRQARQDAANAGVAGATAALEETRLALVADVKVAFYAVLLAQRDAELAAQNVNLVEEVLRTVKARVAAGEATSFDTMKAGVEVQKARKEVARTQNTLLVAKARLNTITAGSLGKQFSIHGDFLSPRQGLDIDQLAARAVEQHPTVRRVARLAEQAEHTVRYERESRIPNVSLQGTYHREAGDEAVSAGLSVPLPLWYRRQGEIESALGAKYRADAEQRRAQTELEQAITQHAQEVRTAQDQLQVFETGLLKQAEQTVTVARTSFRQGAASLLDVLDAQRVYRQTLLEYAQVRADLSIALVRLERSLGAPL; from the coding sequence ATGACATTGAGCTCGGCCGCTGAGCCTGCCGCCTCCGCCTATTCATTAGAGGAGATCCTGGCCGTAGCCGCGGAACACAGTCCGGCACTGGCCGGCGCGGAAGGGCTGGTCAAGCAAAGCCACGGTCAACAGATCGCGGCGGGAGCCTATCCCAATCCCTCGCTCTCGGGCACGACCGGGCGCGGGGCGATTCGCGACCCCAGCAACGGCGTCCGCATTACCGAGCGGACCGTGACGGTCGAGCAACCGCTCGAATGGACCGGCAAGCGGCAGGCACGGCAGGACGCCGCGAACGCCGGGGTGGCCGGAGCCACAGCCGCGCTGGAAGAAACCCGTTTGGCACTCGTCGCCGATGTCAAAGTGGCCTTCTATGCCGTGCTCTTGGCCCAGCGTGATGCCGAGCTCGCCGCTCAGAACGTAAACCTGGTTGAAGAAGTGTTGCGCACGGTGAAAGCCAGGGTCGCGGCCGGCGAAGCCACCTCCTTCGATACGATGAAAGCCGGCGTCGAGGTGCAGAAGGCGCGGAAAGAAGTCGCCCGCACACAGAATACGCTGCTGGTGGCCAAGGCGCGGCTCAATACGATCACGGCCGGATCACTCGGCAAACAGTTTTCCATCCATGGGGACTTCCTCTCCCCCCGGCAAGGGCTGGACATCGATCAGCTGGCAGCCCGGGCTGTTGAGCAGCATCCCACGGTCCGCCGCGTGGCCAGGCTCGCGGAGCAGGCCGAGCATACCGTGCGCTACGAACGGGAATCCCGCATTCCGAATGTGAGCCTCCAGGGAACCTACCATCGCGAAGCCGGAGACGAAGCCGTCTCCGCAGGCCTCAGCGTCCCGCTTCCGCTCTGGTACCGGCGGCAAGGGGAAATCGAGTCGGCCCTGGGCGCGAAATACCGCGCGGACGCGGAACAGCGGCGGGCCCAAACCGAGTTGGAACAGGCCATCACACAACATGCACAAGAAGTGCGCACCGCGCAAGACCAGCTGCAGGTCTTCGAGACCGGCCTCTTGAAACAAGCGGAACAGACGGTGACCGTCGCCCGGACCAGTTTTCGGCAAGGCGCGGCGAGCCTGCTGGACGTGCTGGATGCCCAGCGCGTGTACCGGCAGAC